Sequence from the Candidatus Accumulibacter similis genome:
GCTGCCGCCGACCGACCCGATGGCCGCATCGAACCCCTGCCGGCAAGGCTGCCCAGCGGCGCCCGGAAGAAGGTCCTCGCCAGTCTCCTGAGCCGTCACCTGATCTTCGAGACGGCGGTCGGCGACGAGATCGTGTATCGGCTGACCGCCGACGGCTGCGCCGCCGTGGGGCGTGAGTGCGCGCTGCCGGAGCCCATCACCCCGGACGCCGAGATCGATGCGGCGGTGGCGGCCATCGAGGCCGAGTGGGGACGAGACCAGGCGCCGCCGGATCCGCAGCCGGACGTCGTCGAGCGCCGGCCGCGAACCCGGGAGAACAGCAAGCAAGCGCTGGTCATCGCGATGCTGCACCGCCCCGAGGGCGCGACGGTTGCGCAAATTTGCGCATCCACCGGATGGTTGGGCCACACCGTCCGAGGTTGCCTGGCAGGCGCGCTCAAGAAGAAGCTCGGGCTGACCATCACGTCCGAGAAGGCAACTGGCCGCGATCGCGTCTACCGCATCGGAGAGGTGGCGCAATGACCCGCATGCGCTACCCGCAAGCGACGCCGACCGTGTTCTCCGGCGCGAAAGCCTTTGTCGAACAGCACGGCGTGACGGTCTGGTGCGAGCTGTGCGACACGGTGACGCCAGACCAGTGGTTCCACGTCACGGCGACCGCCCGGCAACTCGACTGCCTCAGGCGCTACAGCAAGCCGGAACGCTACCTCCAGGCCGTGCTCAAGGCGGTCATCGCCGACTTCGAAGAGCGCCCCGACGCCTACGAGTGCCGCCCACCGGTGCAGCTCAAAGGACTGCGCATGACTGAGGCGAAAGTGTGAAATCTCAGGGTGCCGAAGAAAGCTTGAGAATCCGCTTGGCTTCGGCACCAGACAGCGCGTTCATACGATCGTCATCAACGCCACCAGGAGCCCGACATGAACACCCTCAGCGCCGAAACCATCCGCCGCCTGATGCGGCAAAATCGCAAGACGATTCGGGGCATCGCTCAGGAGTGGAACCTCACCATGAAGCGCGTACGCTACGTCCGCAACCACGGGGTCACCGGCGAGCACTTCGTGCGCGACTGGCTCGAGATCCTGACCGGCAAGGATCCAGAAGATCAATCTTCTGCTTGGCTTCCGGAGTGAGCAGCGCGTTCATGTGTTCGTCATCCACTACGCCATCCGGAGCAGCGCCATGACCCCGACCCAAGCCAAGAACCTCGACACCCTCGGCAACCAACTCGCCACCGCCGCCCTGACGACCCTGATCCGGCTGTGGTCCGAGATCCGGACCGCCAGTGACGCGCAACGCGAGGCCGCCCTCGCCGCGATGCGGGCGAAGTCGGGACAGGCCATCGACGAGTTGCTCGAAGACGGCCAGGCCTGCCCCTGGATGGCCGAGACGATCTTCGCCAGCGCGGTCATGACCCTGGTCAACGCCGGCATCAAGATCCTGCGCGGCAACTGATGCTCGACCGGCGGCATCAAAACGCCACACAGCGCGACAGTGCAAGCCGCAGGGCCAACCCTGACGCGGCGGCACCAAACAGGCTCCAGGTGGCCCCGAAGAAGATTGAGAATTCTCTTGGCTGACCGCTCGAACAGCGCGTTCATACAGTCGTCATCAACGCAGCATCCACCAGGAGACGCCCCATGAACCCAGCAGACTACATCGCCAACCTTGCCGAGACTCAGGGCCGCGAGGCCTTGACCAACGCCCGCGCGACGATCGAGCGCGCGCTGGCCGAACTCGACCATTTCATCACGCGCTACGAGGAAGTCGATGGCCTGAAGCACAAGGCCGACGTGCTCAACTGGACCCTCAACCACCTGGCGACCTACATCCCGAACAACGTGCGCCTCGACCTGATCGCCGGAGCACAAGCCGAACTGATACGGGCCGACGCCAGACGATGAAAGCCAACGGGCAGGAGGCCAGATTAAACTTGGCTTCCTGCTCGGACAGCGCGTTCATACGGGCGTCGCCACCACACACCGCAAGGAGACCACCATGACGACCCAAAGCATCCCCGCCAGCCACAACGATACTTGGGGCCTGAACGGTACCCTCGAAGACCAGGCCGAGGCCGCTTGGCCCATCGCCATGACCACCATCGCCGCAGCGACCGGCCAGCCGCTCGAAGCGGTGCGGGCCTTCCTCGACAGCCGTCATGGCCGCCAGTTTGCCGACGACGTCCTTAACGAGCGGGCCAAGGGCAAGGACCTCGAGCAAGCGATCTACGCCGCCGTCGCGCGGTGGATGGTCTGGACCATCGGCCGCCAGACCTCCCGCGACTATGGCATCCCCTGCGGCCTGCCCTACTTGACCGGGTTTGTGGTGCACTGCGAGATCGCCGAAGAGCTGGCCGCCTGACCCGCTCGAACGTGCCAGGCTGCGAAGGCTATGCGCATCTTGCAGCGGTCGTTCGGTGACAGCATGTCAAGTGGTGCAATCGAACTGAAATCGCTTCTTCAGGAAAGGTCTCCCAGAGGTGCAAGGGACGCCCCTCTGAGCATCTGCTAGTATTTCGTTGTTCTTGCACCAATCTGGACTCTGTCCCAAGAAGGGACGAGCAGCGCTTCGCGAGGGAGATCAACCGGTGGACAACGTTCAAGCGCTCGTGGCGGAACTCGTAGAGGAATCCGGCACCTTCCCCATGACACGACCACACGGCGGCATGCTGCTACGCCGGATTCAACAGGATGGCTTCTTTGAAGAAAATGGGCTCGTCGTCACCGCTGAGGACGCGCTCTACTGTCAGCACTACGCGGCCTTGGCCATTCTTGCCAAGGGAATAAGCGAATGTCTGAAGCTGAATCCCTGCGACGGCGCATCGAACCTAGACGAGCTAGTTGAGCTGGTCTGCCGAAAGGACCTGCCTACATACGGCCGGGCAGCTTTCCCTGAATACCAAGGACTTCCACACGAGATGTTACCTCCCGCGCTGGTATCGCTTGCGGTGGAGGCAGTCTCGGGGAAGCCAAGCCTACGCGGCCTTGGCGATCCGGATCTCGTGCACGAATGGACCATCAAGCCTGGGATTCGCCTCTTCAAGGAATTCCTTGAGCGGCTGCGAAGTAGTCCGGCAACAGTGAAAGCCTTTTGTGCCCCCGGCGGTGTCGCTGACCTACTCAGGGACGGCAAGATGGGCGAGAGCCAAGTGATTGCGGCGGTCGCGCAGTCTATGCTTCTTATCCTCGCGCCAGGAGCATTCTGGATACCGATTGCGGTAGTCGCGAGCACGATCCTCGTCAAGCGGGGATTGTCGCTTCTTTGTGACAAAGGCGCGCGCCGGTCAAAGGACACTGGTACGGCCGACGATGGCGGCGTAAAGCCGTAGTAGTACGAAAGGTTACCGCTGCTGACCCCAGATGCCGCTAAGCCGATGGAGCCGTTGCGGCTGCCTGCGCTTGCGGTGCCCAGCCTACAACAGGCTCTGGGTGGCGTGCGATTAGAGTATCGTTCGCCGGATCGCCGAAGGTTGTTTTTCTTCGGCTGTCTCGCTACGTCGTAGCCTCGAGCACCGGTCGGTGCGTGAAACACGAACTCGATGACTCAACGAGGTAATGAAGGCCGGTGCCAAGAGGTCACACGGGCTAGTGCCCCGTTGAACTTCAGCGTTCGCGCACCATCTCGCTAGGAGTCTGGCAGTGTTCGCCTGGTCGCGGTTTATCACCTTCGCTCTTTACTCGCCGAACGTCACGCCATCCGACTCTCGGATGGCTTTCTTTCCGCTGTGCTCCTGCCAGCGGCGAACGATGGTGCCGACGTATCTCGGATCGAGTTCCATGAGCCGCGCCACGCGCCCCGACTTCTCGGCGGCGATCAGCGTTGTTCCCGACCCGGCGAAGCAGTCGAGCACCGTATCGCCGGGCTGGCTGGAATTGCGAATCGCGCGCTCAACGAGTTCCACGGGCTTCATCGTCGGATGGACGTCGTTCTTGACCGGCTTCTTGATCTGCCACACGTCGCCTTGGTCGCGGTCGCCACACCAGTGCCGCTTGCTGCCTTCACGCCAACCGTAGAGCATCGGTTCGTACTGGCGCTGATAATCGGCACGCCCCATCGTGAAGGTGTTCTTGGCCCAGATGATGAACGTGGACCAGTGGCCGCCAGCGGCGCGAAACGCCGACTGCAGCACGTCGAGTTCGCTCGAGGACATCGCGATATAGACCGCACCGTCGCAGCGCGCGAGCCCCGGGGTGAGGGCTGCGACCAGGAAGTCGTAGAACCCGTCACCCAGGTTGTCGTTCAGGATCGGGCGGTCTTTGCCGCGCAGCTTGTCCTTCGCGCTGTTGGCGTAGTCGACGTTGTACGGCGGGTCTTGCCAAAGCATCGCCACATGCTCGGTGCCGAGCAGCGCAACGTAGCTCGCCTCCTGCGTGGCGTCCCCGCAGAGCACGCGGTGCTTGCCGCAGATCCAGACATCGCCGAGTCGCGAGACCGGTGTCTCCGGAACCTCGGGCAAGGCGTCATCGTCGGTGTTGCCATCGGTTCTGGTCTCCTCCCCGGCCAGGATCTCGAGCAACTCATCGGCATCGAATCCGGTCAGCTCCAGGTCGAAATCGTTGCTCTGGAGATCCGCCAACTCGACGCGCAACATCGCGTCGTCCCAGCCGGCGTTCTCGGCGATGCGGTTGTCGGCGATCACCAAGGCGCGACGCTGGGTCGGCGTCAGATGGTCGAGCACGACCACCGGGACCATGTCCAGACCCAGCTTCTGAGCAGCAGCGAGGCGCCCATGTCCGGCGACGATCACGCCATCGCTGCCCGAGAGAATCGGGTTGGTGAAACCAAACTCGGCGATCGAGGCGGCGATCTGTGCCACCTGCTGATCACTGTGCGTCCGGGCATTTCGCGCGTAGGGCAGCAGTTTGGCCGTCGGCCACTGCTCGATCTTGTCGGCCAGCCACGAAACGTTCATGCCGCCTCCTGTTCGCGGGAGCGCCGCTCGGCGGCGACCTCGTCGAAGGTCTGGCCGGTCGCCAGCAAGGTCGACGGCACTCCGGGAAAGTTCTGCCGGAAGCGTTCGATCGCCACATCGACGTACTCGGGCGCGATCTCGACCGCTCGGCCGATGCGGCCGGTGCGCTGCGCCGCCAGCATCGTCGTGCCCGAACCGCCGAAGGGGTCAAGGACGATCTCCCCGGGATTCGTGTAGGCCTCGATGACGAACTCCGGCAGCGCCACCGGGAACACAGCCGGGTGGTCGATGCCCTCGCCGATCGATCCGCGCTGGCGGGTACAGGTCACGACCGAGTCCGGGATGCGGAAGTCTTGCGTCACCTTGCCGGCATGGTTCCAGCCGGTGCGCTCGCCTTCCCTTGTACGCAGTCCACCGCTACTGCTGCCGTCGGCCTGCAAATGCTTGTCCTGACCGGCGAACTTGCACGGCACCGTCTTGTTGGGCTTCCTGGCCTCGCGGTTGAAGTGGAACAGAAACTCGTGCCGCGGCGCGAGGCGACCGGCCCAGTCACCGGGAACGGTCACGCCCTGATCCCACACGTACCAGCCGAAGAAGCGCCAGCTCTGGCGCGGCATCCAGGAGAGCCAGTCATCCCAGTAGCGCACCACGCTACCCTCACGATGCACCAGGCCGAGGTTCACCAGCATCTGCGCCGCCGCTGCCATCACGGTCATCGCCACGGCGAAGACGCCCTGCATCAGCCGGTCCCAGTCGGCGATCCCGCCGGTCGTGTAAGCGCGCCGGTCGTGTAAGCGCGCTGGTTGGCGTACGGCGGGCTGGTGACCAGGAGGTTCGCGCGGTCCTCACCCATCAGCGCGCCGATGACGGCGGGGTCCGCTGCATCGCCGCAGGCCAGACGGTGTGAGCCCAAGGCCCAAACGTCGCCGGTTCGGCTGACCGGGTGGACGGGCGCATCGGGAACATCGTCGGCCGCATCGGGCTCGTCTTCGGTCGGCTTCTGGCCATCGTCATCGGAGGGTTCGGCGTCACCCAGCAAGCGCGAGATCTCCTCCTCGTCGAACCCCGTCAGCGCCAGATCGAACTCCGCGAGCTTCAGGTCCTCGAGTTCGAGCGCCAGCAGCGCCTCATCCCACTGCGCCCAGGAAGCGGATCGGTTGGCCAGCAGGCGAAAGGCCTTGATCTGCGCATCGGTCAGTTCATCGGCCAGGACGACCGGTACCGTCGTCAGCCCAAGTCGGCGCGCCGCCTTGAGTCGCAGGTGCCCATCGACCAGTTCGCCGGTGCTCCTGGCCACCACCGGAATCCGAAAGCCGAACTCGGTGATCACCGAGGCCATCTGCTCCACGGCGTGGTCGTTCTGGCGGGGATTGCGGGCGTAGTCGATCAATCGCTCGATCGGCCAGTGCTGGAGCGTCAGTTCGGGTGCGGCCAAGGCTCACCTCGGCAAAAGAAAGCGGCCCGGACGGAGGTCGCGGGCCGCGAGGGGCGCTGAAACAAAAAACCCGCCAGAGGGGCGGGTGGATAGGGGGATGGTACAGACTACCTGGGGCGGGTTCCGGGTGCAACCTGCAAACTATGCAAACCTTGATTTGCGCCTTGACGCTAAAATTACTCTGCGAGCACGCCTCCCACATGGCATATTTTGCCGGAAGGACCCATTTAAAATCAATAAGTTACGTGCTGCAGAATTTTTCGCTACATCATATTGGCATATTCCATTTGAATGTGTAGATGCTTCTGGGATCAGCACAAGAGCATAGCGCCTTAAGGAGGCAGACCTACCGGACGTCCCGTCCCGGCGAGCCTCGCCGTTCCCAAGCAAAAGCGCCTGCTGGAGAGCCCCGGCAGGCGCTTTACTTTGAAGATGCCCAAATGCTACGCCTTCGATGTTCACCGATCAAGGGGTTTCGCTGGAACCGCTCGCAAATATCCATAATGCATAGCCAGCATGCCCAGCGCGGCGACCAGAATGCCCCGCGCCTCGGGCTGCGACAGCGCTCGGCCGTTCCAGCCCTGCTGCGCCGACCACTCCTTCACGCTCTGCCCGAGGCCGGCGACGTGCCAGACCGCCGTGCCGCCCGGACTGCCGATGCCGCCGACCGCGTCGAGCGCTTGCCCGACCCGCTTGCGGGCGTAGGCGGCGCGCTCACTGATGCCGTCAGACCACTGCCCGCCGCGAACGCGGTCGAGCGCCAGCGCACGCGGTCCGTGCAGCTGTGCCCACACGAAGGTGGCGGCGAACTGCTGGCCGGCGTCGTGCATCGGCGGGGTGATCGTGCCGTTCCGCAGCAGGAGGCCCAGCGAATCGACGGTCCGGAAGTGCGCGTTGCCCGCGTGCTCGCCGGACTCCTCGCGCACCCACTCGACGGTCCGCCCGCCGGTGACGGGCACCGTGACGCCGGTCTTCAGCGATGGGGTAATCCGCTTAGCGCTCATCGCGAGACCCTCCCACGGCTGCCCGCTGCCGGCGTCCGTAGAGCCGGTTGCCGATACCTTCGAGGAGCATCCGCTCCGAACGGTCGGTGACCGTATCGAGCGGCACGGCGAGCACGCCCTGCTTGTGCCAGGCGGCGGCGCGCATCGCCCGCAGTTCATCAGCGGTCGCGGGCGCGACCGGCAACAGCCGCGCGAGGGCACAGGTCAGCCGGCTCATCGCGCACCGCCTTTCAGCGCCCACTGCAGCAGCGCGAGGGCGTCCGCTTCGTTGTCGTCCGCAGGGTCGAATCCCTGGGCGCGCATCGCGGCGATCACCTCGGCTTTGCCAGCGTTGCCCTTGCCGGCGGCGTGTTTCTTGATCGTGCCCACGGGTACCCCCTGGTACGGGATCTGGTGGTGCTCGCACCACGCAGTCAGATGGGCCAGGAAGCCGCCGTAGGCGTGTGCCGCATCGACACCGGCGTGCCGACGCACTTCCTCGAAATGCACGGCCTCGATGCCGTCGGCCGCGTGTTTGACTTCCGTGAGCCAGCGCTTGAAACGCAGGTAGCGCATGCCGCCGCCCTCGAAACGCCGGGGCGCGAAGGACTCGCTGCCGCTGGTGGTCGTGCCATCCCGGTGGCGCAGCGCCCAGCCGGTGTGGGTGCCCAGGTCCAGGGCTAGAAGACAGCGGGGCGATTCCGCCTGCAGCATCACGGTTCGGTTCATACCGCCTCTCCCTTCTCGATCGTCAGCACCGCTCCAAGGG
This genomic interval carries:
- a CDS encoding DUF3489 domain-containing protein; its protein translation is MSTLTPTQIEVLTAAADRPDGRIEPLPARLPSGARKKVLASLLSRHLIFETAVGDEIVYRLTADGCAAVGRECALPEPITPDAEIDAAVAAIEAEWGRDQAPPDPQPDVVERRPRTRENSKQALVIAMLHRPEGATVAQICASTGWLGHTVRGCLAGALKKKLGLTITSEKATGRDRVYRIGEVAQ
- a CDS encoding site-specific DNA-methyltransferase, with protein sequence MNVSWLADKIEQWPTAKLLPYARNARTHSDQQVAQIAASIAEFGFTNPILSGSDGVIVAGHGRLAAAQKLGLDMVPVVVLDHLTPTQRRALVIADNRIAENAGWDDAMLRVELADLQSNDFDLELTGFDADELLEILAGEETRTDGNTDDDALPEVPETPVSRLGDVWICGKHRVLCGDATQEASYVALLGTEHVAMLWQDPPYNVDYANSAKDKLRGKDRPILNDNLGDGFYDFLVAALTPGLARCDGAVYIAMSSSELDVLQSAFRAAGGHWSTFIIWAKNTFTMGRADYQRQYEPMLYGWREGSKRHWCGDRDQGDVWQIKKPVKNDVHPTMKPVELVERAIRNSSQPGDTVLDCFAGSGTTLIAAEKSGRVARLMELDPRYVGTIVRRWQEHSGKKAIRESDGVTFGE